The nucleotide sequence TTGAAGTTCAAAAGATGCCCTTTTGAGGTCTTACTAACGCCCTTTTGGAGGCTAACTAAGCACCTTTTGTCACATGCTTTTGTAACTTTCTGGTTGATAGGTGGTTGCGACGATGTGAAAAATGACTTTTTTGAGCATTAAATTGACTCAATTAGAAAGTCTCTTTGTTAATATTTTTCATAATCTTCGATGGTATATAATTGGATAGACTTGAAGTTAACTAAGTAGGGTATATCGTGCGTAAAATAGATGTTGATAGTATGAAAACGAAGAAACTCGTACAGTGATTGTGCGGGTTTCTCCGTATGGACTATCCTTTGTTAAAGGGTTTTGTGTGTTTCTACGCTATAAATAGGTAGAAAGTAGTTTTACTCTCCATCCTCTTCTTCATCCTCCAGAACGATGTCATCCACCTTCATACCCTCGATAGGTAAGGTGCGGTCGATAACAGCATTGTAAGAGATAGAACTCTCGCTGCGTGACAGACCAAGTGGCATCAGCTTGTCGTGAATAACAGACATAAGGTGATGGTTGTTGTAAGCGTAAATCTTCAAGAAGAGGTCATACTCACCTGTGGTGTAGTGACACTCTACAATCTCTGGGATCTGACGCAAAGCTTCAACAACATCATCAAATTTTTCTGGGTTTTTAAGGTTCAAACCAATAAAAGCACAGGTCTCATAACCGATACGTTCAGGGTCAATAATAAATTGTGAACCTTTTATTACTCCAAGGTTTGTTAGCTTCTGAATACGTTGATGAATAGCTGCACCGCTAACATTACAAGCACGTGCAACCTCAAGGAATGGAATTCGTGCATCCTCAGAGATGAGGTGCAGAATCTTTTTGTCAAGACGGTCTAAACTTCTATGTGCCATTATTATCTATGTTATTTTGCATACAAAGTTATTAAAAAACTTCTAATTAGCAAAATGAAATGTTGTTTTTTACAACGAATTACAACTTTATGGCTTACTTCAGTTTATTATTTCTACTCATAGTAGCAGTAAAGTTGACATTCAATACGTTAGCCTCTCTCAAAGCTTGTTTGAGATCCATAATCGTACCCATATCAGCATTACGGTCTGCCTTAATGCTTATGCTGAGTTGTTTGCGCTGTTCTTGAGGTAATGCGGCTGAGAGTTGAATAAGATATTTTTTAATTTCAGGGATGGTCGTGATATTGTCATTTAACTGTATCACCATCTTTTCCCCTTCTACTTGACCCAGCTTGTTGATTGGCCGACCGATATAGATGTGTTGTATACTTGAATTGTTATACATTCGTGAGAGTTCTGTTGCCATTGGCACTTGATACTTTACGTGTACAGTTGTTTTCCTCATGTGAACAACTAACATGAAGAAGAAGAGGATAGAGAATATAAGGTCGGGCATTGAAGCTGTGTTCAATGCTGGGATTTCATGATTTCTGCCACGATAGAATTTCATTTCGGACCTCCTTTATCTGTTTTGTCAGCTGTAGTAACATTATAAACTTCTGATATACGCATGGGTATTTCATCTGTTATTTGTTTCTGCTGTTCATGACTACATAGCTCAAATTCTTTGCCAAAAAGATTGAACGCTTGTTGGTTGCGTAGGGTGTTGTAGGCTGCTACTAACTGATTTTGTACGTGGAGATAAGTATCGTATGAAGCATCGCGATCACTTTGTAATTGGATAAGGTGTCCTTTTCCATTGGTTTGAATGAACTGTGTTACTCGTTGTAGAAGTTCTTTCATCGTCACAACTTTGCCATCAAGTGTAACTTGGTTTTTGGCATCAATAGCAATACGGATAACCTTTTTGCTATCAACGGCAACTGGAGGTGTTTTCGTTTTGTCTATGGCTGGCAACTGGCGTGATAATCCTTTGTCAAGGTCCATTGAAGAAGCGACAAGGAAGAATATCAACAGCATAAAAGAGATGTCAGCTGTTGATGTTGTATTTAGTATAGGCACTTTTCTTCGTTCTCTCTTACGAAACATCATTTCCCACGTCCCTTTCTGTAATAACGTGTCGCACCAAAGGTTACAACTCCTGCTGCAAGGATGAGAAGGAGTAGTGAACTGTTTACAAACATATCTGTCATTCGAAGCCAGAAACTGTCGGTGAAATTCTGCCCATTGACCATCATTGTCTGCGTTGAACCAAAGATAAATGTCAAGAGGAGTATAAGTGCTGTCACACCATAAATGATGTAGGTTATCTTTCTGGCAGGAATACCATTCGTAACTCCCTCGTTTTTGTTAGCGCGTTGTATACCACGAATAACGGCAAAAATAGAAGCTAAAGTTGTAATAACAAGCAATCCCCACATAAATCCAAGTAAGACATCGGTAAGCATAGGTGCATTGAAGGAGGTGTTGCCAGCATAAGGTGTGTCATAACCAATAAGATAGAACGCCAAAAAGACAATAGCTGATAAGGCTACTATCATGTAGAGAACGCGTTGTGATATGCGCTCTTCGTCCATCTTTGCTATTCCTTTTATATTTTTCATACGACCTGTTTTAATTCAGAAGTTATAATTCTGAATTACCATTATGGTTTGTTTTCAACTTGTATTTCATTATCGCATCTAACAGTGAGATGGCTGATTCCTCCATCTGTGCTGTGATATGGTCAATCTTTGAGAGGATGTAGTTGTAGAAGATTTGCAAAACAAGTGCTACAATGATACCGAAGATAGTCGTAATCAAAGCTACCTTCATACCTGATGCAACAATTGTTGGACTGATGTCTCCAGCCTCTTGTATCTGGTCGAATGCCATTACCATACCGATAACAGTACCAAGAAATCCAAGTGATGGAGCCATTGCGATAAAGAGCGTTATCCATGAACATCCTTTTTCAAGGTTTGCACTTTGTACACTACCATATGAAGTGACGCTGCGTTCGATGTTTTCAATAGAATCGTCTATTCGTAGTAAACCTTGATAACAGATGGATGCTACTGGTCCACGTGTGTCACGGCTCAAGGCTTTTGCTTGCTCAATCTCGCCAGCGACAATCATATCTTCCAGTTTACCAACAAATCGTTTAGCATCAATCTCCGAAAGACTTAGGTAAATAATACGCTCTATGCAGAACGCCAAGCCCAACACTAAAGCTAATGCTACCAGCGACATAAATCCCGCATTACCCTCAATAAACTTTCGTTTCAGCGACTGATGTATGCCTGTGTCCTGAGGAGTGGATGTTTTAACGGTTGCGGTGTCAGCAACGCCAGTCTCATTTAGGGCTTCATCCGAAAGTGTATCAGCAGTAGCTGTAGCAGCTGCTCCTGTCGTCGCTTGGGCTGAAACAATAACCGAACAAGAGAAAGTTAGAATCGTTATGAATGAAAACAGTGTTATTAATCTCTTCATGTTAAATACCTATAATAGTCTCCTTTATTAAAATTTTATCGTTTCTTGATTGATTAAAGATAAATCAATCTAAACGATTTTAGCATTGAGAATAACTTGTTATTTATTTCTTTTTATTTTCTGACAGATGTCGAAATATTCTTTTCTTCAGCTTTTTGGGCTTCTTTATTCGCTTCTATAGCATTTTTCTTGCGATGATATTGCATCACTTTTTTGCCAAAGAGGGCAGCCATTGAGTCTGCAGAGAGATAACGCATTGAGCCAGAGTCAAATCCAACAGAGTCTTGTGGAATACGATGTCCCTTTTCATCAATCGTGTCTTTAAAGATGTAGAGTCTGCCATTGAAGATGTGCCAGCTTGTGTAAACAGTCACCTTGGGGTATTCAACAGGACTTTCATCTTCCAAAGAGTTGGCTTTCATAATATAACCTACTGGTGAAGCCTGATTGTAACTCTTTAGTGTAAAACCGTATTCACGTGGTATAAAGAGTGCTTTCTTCATCGAATCACTCATTTCAGCCAAAATCTCTTCTTCTGTTTTCGTTGGGTTTGGCTTTAACTTCGGTAGAACTTGGAAAGTCCAAGTACCCTTCATCTGTTCAAGGTCAATAACCATTACGGCCTCAAGTGAGTCAATGGGGTTAGGTACGATTGCCAATGCATCGCCGATCTGCGGTGTTCCGTAGACCATACCATTACGTTTAGCCGTTACAATGTCAAACTTTATTGGGTCGCCTCCCTCGTTAGGTAGGAGAACAATCACAGAGTCAGAACAGCCGTCACACGCCAATCCATAGCGTGTGCTATCACCTTTTAGTTGGACTTCCACATCAATCGCTCTGCTGTCTCCTGTCGATACCTGATTGTAGCAAGCCGTAAGAAGAAGTAATGTAAAAGCGATGAGAGGAAAAAACAATTTCTTCATGTACTAACTTTTAGACTGCAAAGATAGTCAATTATTGCAAAAATGTTAGCTGTCAGTCGTTTTTTGGAAATTTTTATCTAATTTTGCAGGTCAGATTGCATGTTGCAATCCCTTTATTTAGATAATATATTGAATATATATATGGGAAAGAAAATTCAGTTCAGTCTCATTTATCGAGACATGTGGCAGAGTTCTGGTAAGTTCCAGCCACGCAAGGATCAGTTGGTACGTATTGCACCTATCTTTATTGAGATGGGTTGTTTCGCACGTGTAGAGACCAATGGTGGTGCTTTCGAGCAGGTAAACCTTTTGGCAGGTGAAAACCCTAATGAGTCTGTACGTGCCTACACCAAGATTCTGCATGAGGCTGGTATCAAGACTCATATGCTTGACCGCGGTCTGAACGCTTTGCGTATGTATCCTGTTCCTGATGATGTTCGTGCGATGATGTATCGTGTAAAGCATGCTCAGGGTGTGGATATCACTCGTCTCTTCGACGGTCTGAACGACATTCGTAATATTGCGCCTGCATTGAAGTGGGCTAAGGAAGCTGGTATGACTCCACAGGGTACACTCTGTATCACTACCTCTCCTGTTCATACAATTGAATACTACTGTAAGTTGGCTGACGAGGAAATCGCAGCTGGTGCGGAGGAGCTTTGCTTGAAGGATATGGCTGGTATCGGTCAGCCTGCATTCCTTGGCGAGTTGACTCGTCGCATTAAGGAGAAGCACCCAGACGTACTCCTTGAGTATCACGGTCATTCTGGTCCTGGCTTGTCAATGGCTTCTATGCTTGAGGTAGCTAAGAACGGTATTGATATCCTTGACGTTGCTATTGAGCCATTGTCATGGGGTAAGGTACATCCAGACGTTATTTCTGTACAGAGCATGTTGAAGAATGCAGGCTTTGATGTACCAGAAATTAACATGGATGCCTACATGAAGGCTCGTGCTATGACTCAGGAGTTCATTGATGAGTGGCTCGGCTACTTCATTAACCCACAGAATAAGATTATGAGTTCATTGCTTCTTAGCTGTGGTTTGCCAGGTGGTATGATGGGTTCAATGATGGCTGACCTCGGTGGTATCCGTTCAACTATCAATAACCTCCGCAAGAAGAAGGGCGAGGCAGAACTTTCTGTAGATGATATGCTTGTTAAGTTGTTCGATGAGGTAGCATACGTATGGCCACGCGTTGGTTATCCTCCATTGGTAACTCCATTCTCACAATACACAAAGAACATTGCTCTTATGAACCTCCTCACCCTTGAGCAGGGTAAGGGTCGCTTCGTAATGATGGATGATTCTATGTGGGGTATGATTCTTGGTAAGAGTGGTCGTGTCCCCGGTGAGATTTGTCAGGAGTTGAAAGACCTTGCTAAGGAGAAGGGTCTTGAGTTCACTGATGCCGACCCTCACACCTTACTTCCAAACGCTCTTGACGACTTCCGCAAGGAAATGGATGAGAATGGATGGGATTACGGACAGGATGATGAGGAACTCTTCGAGTTAGCTATGCACCCAGAGCAGTACCGCAACTACAAGAGCGGACAGGCTAAGAAGAACTTCCTCGCCGACCTTCAGGCAGCAAAGGATGCTAAACTCGGCGCAAAGGTAAGTCCAGAGGAAGCCGCAGCATTCAAGCATGCTAAGGCTGATGCTATTGTTTCTCCTGTTAAGGGTCAGCTCTTCTGGGAGTTCCAGGGTGATGGTGAGGCTGCTCCAGCTATTGAACCATTCATCGGTAAGGAGTATAAAGAAGGTGATGTGTTCTGTTACATTCAGGCTCCTTGGGGTGAGTTCGTAACTGTTCCTGCTGCCCTCGGTGGCAAGTTGGTTGAGATCAACGCAAAGCAGGGTGCTAAGGTAGATAAGGGCGAGGTTATCGCTTACATTGAGAGAGCACACGAAGAATAAGAAAAGAATATCCTAAATGGTAGGGCCACGGTTCCTCATTCATGGCGATATAAGTCGTTGGAGTGGGGA is from Prevotella melaninogenica and encodes:
- a CDS encoding ExbD/TolR family protein, encoding MMFRKRERRKVPILNTTSTADISFMLLIFFLVASSMDLDKGLSRQLPAIDKTKTPPVAVDSKKVIRIAIDAKNQVTLDGKVVTMKELLQRVTQFIQTNGKGHLIQLQSDRDASYDTYLHVQNQLVAAYNTLRNQQAFNLFGKEFELCSHEQQKQITDEIPMRISEVYNVTTADKTDKGGPK
- a CDS encoding oxaloacetate decarboxylase, with protein sequence MGKKIQFSLIYRDMWQSSGKFQPRKDQLVRIAPIFIEMGCFARVETNGGAFEQVNLLAGENPNESVRAYTKILHEAGIKTHMLDRGLNALRMYPVPDDVRAMMYRVKHAQGVDITRLFDGLNDIRNIAPALKWAKEAGMTPQGTLCITTSPVHTIEYYCKLADEEIAAGAEELCLKDMAGIGQPAFLGELTRRIKEKHPDVLLEYHGHSGPGLSMASMLEVAKNGIDILDVAIEPLSWGKVHPDVISVQSMLKNAGFDVPEINMDAYMKARAMTQEFIDEWLGYFINPQNKIMSSLLLSCGLPGGMMGSMMADLGGIRSTINNLRKKKGEAELSVDDMLVKLFDEVAYVWPRVGYPPLVTPFSQYTKNIALMNLLTLEQGKGRFVMMDDSMWGMILGKSGRVPGEICQELKDLAKEKGLEFTDADPHTLLPNALDDFRKEMDENGWDYGQDDEELFELAMHPEQYRNYKSGQAKKNFLADLQAAKDAKLGAKVSPEEAAAFKHAKADAIVSPVKGQLFWEFQGDGEAAPAIEPFIGKEYKEGDVFCYIQAPWGEFVTVPAALGGKLVEINAKQGAKVDKGEVIAYIERAHEE
- a CDS encoding MotA/TolQ/ExbB proton channel family protein; translation: MKRLITLFSFITILTFSCSVIVSAQATTGAAATATADTLSDEALNETGVADTATVKTSTPQDTGIHQSLKRKFIEGNAGFMSLVALALVLGLAFCIERIIYLSLSEIDAKRFVGKLEDMIVAGEIEQAKALSRDTRGPVASICYQGLLRIDDSIENIERSVTSYGSVQSANLEKGCSWITLFIAMAPSLGFLGTVIGMVMAFDQIQEAGDISPTIVASGMKVALITTIFGIIVALVLQIFYNYILSKIDHITAQMEESAISLLDAIMKYKLKTNHNGNSEL
- a CDS encoding Lrp/AsnC family transcriptional regulator, which produces MAHRSLDRLDKKILHLISEDARIPFLEVARACNVSGAAIHQRIQKLTNLGVIKGSQFIIDPERIGYETCAFIGLNLKNPEKFDDVVEALRQIPEIVECHYTTGEYDLFLKIYAYNNHHLMSVIHDKLMPLGLSRSESSISYNAVIDRTLPIEGMKVDDIVLEDEEEDGE
- a CDS encoding ExbD/TolR family protein, with product MKFYRGRNHEIPALNTASMPDLIFSILFFFMLVVHMRKTTVHVKYQVPMATELSRMYNNSSIQHIYIGRPINKLGQVEGEKMVIQLNDNITTIPEIKKYLIQLSAALPQEQRKQLSISIKADRNADMGTIMDLKQALREANVLNVNFTATMSRNNKLK